The nucleotide window TCTTCAACCTGTTCGTCGTGTCGGTATTTTGGAGCTTCATGGCCGATCTCTTCACGCCCGCCCAGGGGGCTCGGCTGTTCGCGGTGATCGCCGCCGGAGGAAGCACGGGCGCCATCTGCGGACCGATCCTGGCGGCGACCGTCACGTACGTGGCGCCCATTCCGTGGCTGATGCTGGTGTCGACGGGATTTCTCGCCGCCTGCGGGCTCTGTATCCACCGCCTGCACGAATGGGCTTTTGCTCGGCCGGAGGCCGAGGACGCGCGAGCCGGACATCCGCTTGGAGGCGGTATGTGGGAGGGAGTCCGGCTCGTCGTCTCGTCACGCTATTTGTTGGGGATCTGTCTTTATCTGTTTTGCCTCACGACGACGGCGACCTTCCTGTACCTGGAACAGGCGCGGTTGGTCAGCGAGCAGATCCCGTCGTCCGAGAGCCGGACCAGACTCTTTGCGACGATCGATCTCTCGGTCAACGCCATCACGTTCCTGACGCAACTCTTCATCACCGGCCAGCTGATCGGGCGATTGGGATTGGCCGCAGCGTTGGTCGCTCTGCCCCTGGCCAGCGCCGCGGGATTTGCGCTGATCGGGACGGCGCCGCTTCTGGTGCTCTATGCGCTCTTTACGGTCGTCCGCCGCGTGGGGGAATATGCCGTCTCGAAACCGGCCCGCGAGGTGCTCTTTACCGTCGTAACCCGAGAAGAAAAGTACAAAGCGAAGAACTTCATCGACACGGCGGTCTCCCGCGGCGGGGACGCCGTCACCGGATGGGTGGTGAACGGAGTGAAGGCGCTCGGGATCTCGGCCGCGCAGATCTCGTGGATGCTGGTTCCGATCGCCTGCTGCTGGGCCTGGTTGGGATGGTCGCTCGCGCGACAGGAAGAACGCAGACGGCAGGTCGGAATTGTCAAGGAAGGGACGATCGGGTGATGGTTTACTGTCCGAAAAATCGCGTGCTATAGTTCGGCGGCGCGCGGTGAGATTTTAGGATACGAAGGAGGTCAAATGCCTGAAGTTCCAGTTAAGATTTATGTCGATAAGCTATTGAAAGAAATTAGAAAGCTTTCGTCTCCCGTGGCCTTACTGGCGGGGCCGATCAAAGATCGGGCTCTTCGAGCCATGGCCGAGCGAATCGAGGCGGATGCGGACGCGATCCTTGCCGCCAACGATCAGGACGTCGATGCGTTGGGGAAATCTTTTGAAGGCGAGTCGAACAAAGATCGCCTCAAGGCGGCGGTCGCACGGGTGCGTATCCAGGCCGACGACATCAAGGAGATGGTGGAGCGACTCCGGAGGATCGCGGATGGCCCCGATCCCGTCGGAGCGGTGACCGCTCGGTGGGAACAGCCGGACGGGCTCCAAGTATCCCGCGTACGCGTTCCCATCGGGGTGATCGGCGTGATTTCGGAACGGAAGCCGCTGGTGACCGTCGAATCCATCGCGCTCTGTCTCAAGGCCGGCAACCCCTGCATTTTCCGCGGAGCGCCGGAGTGGGCCCTGACGCATCAGGTCATCGGTAAAGCGTTGCGGGAAGCGGCGGAGCAGCAAGGCGTGCCGGCCGGCGCGTGGGTGCTGGTCGAGCGCCAGGAGAAAGAGGTGGCGGTCGAACTGATCCGGGCGGGCAAGCATCTCGATGCGATCATTCCGCGAGGCGGCCCGGGCCTGCGCAAGGCGGTGCTCGAGGGAGCCAGAATGCCGATACTGTGTCACGACGGGGGCTTGAACCATCTGTACGTCGATGCCGACACCGACATTCCGATGGCGCAGAACATCGTCGTCAATTCCAAGGCGCAGCTGGCCGGCGCGCCGAATGCCCTCGATACATTGCTCGTGCAGCAGGTGGTGGGCCGGCAATTTTTAGCGGCGCTCATCAACCGGTTGCTTGATGAGTTCAAGATCGAAGTCCGGGGCTGCCCGAAGACGATCGCGCTGATGGGACAGATGGCCATGAGCGGACACACGTCCATCAAGCCGGCCGCGGAGGAAGACTGGACGACGCAGTTCGAACGGCCTCTGCTGGCCGTGAAGATGGTGACCGGCTTGGATGAAGCTCTGCAGCACATCGCCCAGCACGGCCCGGTTCTGACCGCCGTCATCGCCACCACCAATTACGTGTCCGCAATGAGATTTACGCGGGAGGTCGACGCGGCCTCGGTGATGGTCAATGCCTCGTCGCGGCTGAACGCCGGCGACGGCTTCGGTCTTGGCGCGGACATCGGTCTCAGTGCATCGCGGCTCCATGCGAAGGGACCGATCGGACTTGATCAGTTGACCTGTGAAAAGTATGTGGCATTCGGCAGCGGTCAGTTGCGCCTGCCTCACCCGGTGCCTGAAACCTATTTTGACGCCATCATGCTCAAACGGCCTTAAGCCTCATGAAGCGTGGGACGTGAAGCGCAGCTCGTAAAGGTACATCGTGCCCAGTGCGTCGAAAGACGAGATGCGAGTGATGCTTCACGAGCACTTAGCCTTCTGGGGACTCAAGCGATTCGACTCCGACGACGCCTATTTCGAGTGGCAGCGCCGATCCCTCTCGATGCAGGAGCTGAGTCTCCTCCATCGCCACGTCGAGCAGAAGCGGCAGGGAACCTCCGCCGACGAAATCGCCTTTTACGACGCCACGGCCGATCCGCGCATACTCCCGGTGCTCTATAGCCAACGATACGAGTATTATCTGGCGGTCGGAGCGTTGACTGCGGAGCGCATCGGTCTGGCGACGTCGGTGCTCGACTTCGGTTGCGGGACCGGTGTGCTGACGACGTTTTATGCCAGACAATTTCCCCACGTGTCCTTTCTCGGGGTCGACCGGTCACCCGAGTCGCTGCGTCGGGCCGAAGAACAGGCGGTCGCGCTCGGCCTGCAGAATATTCGGTTTGAGTGTCTGGACATCGTGGATCGCCGCACGTCCATGACGGTCGATCTTGTCGTGGCGACCCATGCCCTGTTGCAGGCGGAGCAGGACCCCGGCCTGCCGAGCCACGATTGGCGGACGTTTGAACGGGATCGAGACAGGGGCGGTCAGCGGGGGTTCGAGGAGCGTACCGGTGTAGGCCCTCGACTCGACGCGCTCTGCTCGGTCCTGACGGCGCAGGGCCGCATGGTGGTGTTTGAGAAGACACGTCAGTTGTCCCGTCGCGTGCCGTTTCAACGGGCCTTGGCGGCGCGAGGCTTGATCCAGATCGAGTCTCCCCGGCCCATCCGGTACAGCCTCGTGGAGGAGATTGCCCAGGACGGGCCGTTCTACACATTACAGAAGAACGGGGACGGGGCGGTCGAGTGGGACGAGGCGCCCGAGCCGGATGAAGGAGCGCCGTTCGACCCGGCCGTCGAACCGCCCGCGACCGGCGGTGAGGCGCCGCTATACGAAAACCACTATCCGTCGGCCCAATCGGCCTGGGAGGGGCTGAGTGGCCGCGTCGTCGTCAAGGAACGGACCCTGTCCGAACCCGACGGCCGGCAACTGCATGCGGAGTATGGACGGTGCGATGCGGGTCAGTATCTGTATTGCGCCAACACATTCGACCGGCGTCAGTTGGTGATCGTCGAACCGGCGCGCGGCGCAATGCTGGAGACGTACTATCAGGAGATCGTCGGCGGATGATCGCGCGCGTCAAGACCCGGTTCATTCCTGGCGGCACGCAGCGGGCTAGTCTCCGGTGCGGCGGCACGAGCTACGGCTCCGGCTGCTTGCCCGATGGTTTGAGGAATGGCGCGATGGTGTCGATCGGAATCGGAAAGATCGTCGTCGAGTTCTTTTCGGCCGCGATCTCGACGAGCGTCTGAAGGTACCGGAGCTGCAGCGCCGCGGGGTTTCTGCTGATCACGTCGGCGGCATCGGCCAGCCGCCGTGACGCTTCAAATTCCCCTTCGGCGTGGATGATTTTCGCGCGCCGTTCGCGCTCGGCCTCCGCTTGGCGGGCGATCGCCCGTTGCATTTCCTGCGGCAAGTCCACATTCTTGACCTCCACGGCCGTGACTTTCACGCCCCAGGGCTCGGTCTGTTGATCGATGATGCGCTGGAGATCGGCGTTGATCTGCTCGCGCTTCGCCAGCAGGTCGTCGAGTTGGCTCTGTCCCAGCACGCTTCGGAGCGTCGTCTGAGACATCATGGACGTGGCTTGGAGATAGTCTTCGACCTGGATGATGGCCCGCTCCTGATCCACCACCCGGAAGTAAATGACGGCATTGACCTTCACGGTCACGTTGTCGCGTGTGATCACGTCCTGGGGCGGGACGTCCATGGCTACGATTCGCAAGCTGACGCGGACCAGCTTGTCGATGAACGGGAGAATTATGAT belongs to Nitrospira sp. and includes:
- a CDS encoding MFS transporter, which codes for MTRVRSTILAVTGAEPDEVVPVAWSFLYFFCLLCGYYILRPVRDEMAIEGGVQHLPWMMTATFVALLTVTPLFGYLSARVPRHQLLLSVYTFFGANLVGFFLLMASHTAPAWVARMFFVWLSVFNLFVVSVFWSFMADLFTPAQGARLFAVIAAGGSTGAICGPILAATVTYVAPIPWLMLVSTGFLAACGLCIHRLHEWAFARPEAEDARAGHPLGGGMWEGVRLVVSSRYLLGICLYLFCLTTTATFLYLEQARLVSEQIPSSESRTRLFATIDLSVNAITFLTQLFITGQLIGRLGLAAALVALPLASAAGFALIGTAPLLVLYALFTVVRRVGEYAVSKPAREVLFTVVTREEKYKAKNFIDTAVSRGGDAVTGWVVNGVKALGISAAQISWMLVPIACCWAWLGWSLARQEERRRQVGIVKEGTIG
- a CDS encoding glutamate-5-semialdehyde dehydrogenase — translated: MPEVPVKIYVDKLLKEIRKLSSPVALLAGPIKDRALRAMAERIEADADAILAANDQDVDALGKSFEGESNKDRLKAAVARVRIQADDIKEMVERLRRIADGPDPVGAVTARWEQPDGLQVSRVRVPIGVIGVISERKPLVTVESIALCLKAGNPCIFRGAPEWALTHQVIGKALREAAEQQGVPAGAWVLVERQEKEVAVELIRAGKHLDAIIPRGGPGLRKAVLEGARMPILCHDGGLNHLYVDADTDIPMAQNIVVNSKAQLAGAPNALDTLLVQQVVGRQFLAALINRLLDEFKIEVRGCPKTIALMGQMAMSGHTSIKPAAEEDWTTQFERPLLAVKMVTGLDEALQHIAQHGPVLTAVIATTNYVSAMRFTREVDAASVMVNASSRLNAGDGFGLGADIGLSASRLHAKGPIGLDQLTCEKYVAFGSGQLRLPHPVPETYFDAIMLKRP
- a CDS encoding class I SAM-dependent methyltransferase, coding for MLHEHLAFWGLKRFDSDDAYFEWQRRSLSMQELSLLHRHVEQKRQGTSADEIAFYDATADPRILPVLYSQRYEYYLAVGALTAERIGLATSVLDFGCGTGVLTTFYARQFPHVSFLGVDRSPESLRRAEEQAVALGLQNIRFECLDIVDRRTSMTVDLVVATHALLQAEQDPGLPSHDWRTFERDRDRGGQRGFEERTGVGPRLDALCSVLTAQGRMVVFEKTRQLSRRVPFQRALAARGLIQIESPRPIRYSLVEEIAQDGPFYTLQKNGDGAVEWDEAPEPDEGAPFDPAVEPPATGGEAPLYENHYPSAQSAWEGLSGRVVVKERTLSEPDGRQLHAEYGRCDAGQYLYCANTFDRRQLVIVEPARGAMLETYYQEIVGG
- a CDS encoding slipin family protein, yielding MPFSPFAILILGAVLVLMGFNVLREYERAVIFRWGRLARGLVGGNGPGVIIILPFIDKLVRVSLRIVAMDVPPQDVITRDNVTVKVNAVIYFRVVDQERAIIQVEDYLQATSMMSQTTLRSVLGQSQLDDLLAKREQINADLQRIIDQQTEPWGVKVTAVEVKNVDLPQEMQRAIARQAEAERERRAKIIHAEGEFEASRRLADAADVISRNPAALQLRYLQTLVEIAAEKNSTTIFPIPIDTIAPFLKPSGKQPEP